The Streptomyces sp. NL15-2K genome contains a region encoding:
- a CDS encoding ferredoxin, translating to MMTDRWKVTVDPRTCVRTGLCAASAPKEFELDERGQGRVTADTLPASEEVLEVAESCPIEAISIADADTGEAVFPPES from the coding sequence ATGATGACGGATCGTTGGAAAGTCACGGTCGACCCGCGGACCTGCGTCCGTACGGGGCTGTGCGCGGCCTCGGCGCCGAAGGAGTTCGAACTCGACGAGCGGGGGCAGGGCCGGGTGACAGCCGACACCCTGCCCGCCTCCGAGGAGGTACTCGAAGTCGCCGAGTCCTGCCCGATCGAGGCGATCTCGATCGCCGACGCGGACACAGGGGAAGCGGTCTTTCCTCCGGAGTCGTGA
- a CDS encoding cytochrome P450, whose translation MTTARPPLYWDPFDAELAKDPYPLYARLREEAPLYRNDRHDFYAVSRYADCQSGLADWRTFSSVRGDILEIIQSGMEMPSGTLIFEDPPVHDIHRRLLARVFTPRRIAQLEPKIRAFCERVLEPVTGAERFDLVEAVGAEMPMRVIGMLLGIPEADQATFRDRTDATLETGDGGRIAQEDILNTEGFQDYIEWRKKHPSDDLMTELMTAEFEDENGNRRTLTDGEVLTYCTVVAGAGNETTGRLIGWFGAVMARYPEARRELVADPSLIPNAIEEILRFEPTGPFTARYVTKDVELHGRTVPAGSAMLFIQAAANRDPERFDDPDRFDIHRVTQHMSFGVGAHYCLGAALARLEGKVAAEEILRRFPDWEVDWEGAELAQTSTVRGWKTLPLVIPSA comes from the coding sequence ATGACCACCGCCCGGCCACCCCTGTACTGGGACCCCTTCGACGCGGAACTCGCCAAGGACCCCTACCCCCTGTACGCCCGCCTGCGCGAGGAAGCCCCGCTGTACCGCAACGACCGGCACGACTTCTATGCGGTCAGCCGGTACGCCGACTGCCAGAGCGGCCTGGCGGACTGGCGGACGTTCTCCTCCGTGCGTGGCGACATCCTGGAGATCATCCAGAGCGGTATGGAGATGCCGTCCGGCACCCTGATCTTCGAGGACCCGCCGGTCCACGACATCCACCGCAGGCTGCTCGCCCGGGTCTTCACCCCGCGCCGGATCGCCCAGCTGGAGCCGAAGATCCGGGCCTTCTGCGAGCGCGTCCTGGAACCCGTCACCGGCGCCGAGCGCTTCGACCTGGTCGAGGCCGTCGGTGCGGAGATGCCGATGCGGGTGATCGGGATGCTGCTCGGTATCCCCGAGGCCGACCAGGCGACCTTCCGCGACCGCACGGACGCCACCCTGGAGACCGGCGACGGCGGCCGGATCGCCCAGGAGGACATCCTCAACACCGAGGGTTTCCAGGACTACATCGAGTGGCGCAAGAAGCATCCCTCCGACGACCTCATGACCGAGCTCATGACCGCCGAGTTCGAGGACGAGAACGGGAACCGGCGCACCCTCACCGACGGGGAGGTCCTCACCTACTGCACGGTGGTCGCGGGCGCCGGAAACGAGACGACGGGCCGGCTCATCGGCTGGTTCGGCGCGGTCATGGCCCGCTACCCGGAAGCCCGGCGGGAGCTGGTGGCCGACCCGTCCCTCATCCCGAACGCCATCGAGGAGATCCTGCGATTCGAGCCGACCGGCCCGTTCACCGCCCGATACGTCACCAAGGACGTGGAACTCCACGGCCGGACGGTGCCGGCCGGCAGCGCCATGCTCTTCATCCAGGCCGCCGCCAACCGCGACCCGGAGCGCTTCGACGACCCGGACCGCTTCGACATCCACCGGGTCACCCAGCACATGTCGTTCGGCGTCGGCGCCCACTACTGCCTGGGCGCCGCGCTGGCCCGACTGGAAGGAAAGGTGGCGGCGGAGGAGATCCTGCGGCGCTTCCCGGACTGGGAGGTGGACTGGGAGGGCGCGGAGCTGGCCCAGACCTCGACCGTCCGGGGCTGGAAGACGCTGCCGCTCGTCATCCCAAGCGCCTGA
- a CDS encoding mycofactocin-coupled SDR family oxidoreductase, producing MPGRVEGKVAFITGAARGQGRSHAIRLAEEGADIIAVDVCKQLDGVRFPMSTPEDLEETVNRVQKLGRRIVAVQADVRDHDALKAAVDDGVAQLGRLDIVCANAGLGSDGARLDAMDEKTWRDMIDVNLTGVWLTTKVSTPHIVAGGRGGSVILTSSVGGLRGHANIGHYIAAKHGVVGLMRTLAWELGEHNIRVNSVHPTQVNTPMVMHDETYRMFRPDLENPTVDDFAAVSQGMHLLPTPWVEPVDISNAVLYLASDEGRFVTGTTMTIDAGAMLK from the coding sequence ATGCCCGGACGAGTCGAAGGAAAAGTCGCCTTCATCACCGGCGCGGCACGCGGTCAGGGACGCAGCCACGCGATCCGCCTCGCCGAGGAGGGCGCCGATATCATCGCCGTCGACGTGTGCAAGCAGCTCGACGGCGTCAGGTTCCCCATGTCGACCCCGGAGGACCTGGAGGAGACGGTCAACCGGGTGCAGAAGCTGGGACGGCGCATCGTCGCCGTGCAGGCCGACGTACGCGACCACGACGCGCTCAAGGCCGCCGTGGACGACGGCGTGGCCCAGCTGGGCCGCCTGGACATCGTGTGTGCCAACGCGGGCCTCGGCAGCGACGGAGCCCGCCTCGACGCCATGGACGAGAAGACCTGGCGGGACATGATCGACGTCAACCTGACCGGAGTCTGGCTCACCACCAAGGTCTCCACGCCGCACATCGTCGCCGGCGGGCGGGGCGGCTCGGTCATCCTCACCAGCTCCGTCGGCGGCCTGCGCGGCCACGCCAACATCGGGCACTACATCGCCGCCAAGCACGGGGTGGTGGGCCTGATGCGCACGCTCGCCTGGGAGCTCGGCGAGCACAACATCAGGGTCAACTCGGTGCACCCCACCCAGGTGAACACGCCGATGGTGATGCACGACGAGACGTACCGGATGTTCCGGCCGGACCTGGAGAACCCCACCGTCGACGACTTCGCCGCCGTGTCTCAGGGCATGCACCTGCTGCCCACCCCCTGGGTGGAGCCGGTCGACATCAGCAACGCCGTCCTCTACCTCGCCTCGGACGAAGGCCGCTTCGTCACCGGCACGACCATGACCATCGACGCGGGAGCCATGCTGAAATGA
- a CDS encoding SRPBCC family protein: MKLENTLSIPVAVEDAWRVLLDVERVAPCVPGATLTGSDGDEHRGRIKVKLGPIGLTYNGTVTFLSRDERNRVVVLEAGGREARGNGTAKALVTCRLTDAGDDRTDIHVETELNVTGKPAQFGRGTLAEVSGALMDRFAENLAAELAADSRKPAELSAHPAAEERSAHPAASDGTTAAPLDLIDATGAGALKRAVPIALAAALLILALGLRGRRRHHR, encoded by the coding sequence ATGAAACTGGAGAACACCCTCAGCATTCCCGTGGCGGTGGAGGACGCCTGGCGGGTCCTCCTCGACGTCGAGCGTGTCGCGCCCTGCGTTCCCGGAGCGACGCTCACGGGCAGCGACGGCGACGAACACCGCGGCAGGATCAAGGTCAAACTGGGCCCCATCGGTCTCACCTACAACGGCACCGTCACCTTCCTGTCGCGAGACGAGCGGAACAGGGTCGTGGTCCTGGAGGCGGGCGGCAGGGAGGCACGCGGCAACGGAACCGCGAAGGCGCTGGTGACCTGCCGTCTCACCGACGCCGGCGACGACCGCACCGACATACACGTGGAGACCGAGCTCAACGTCACGGGCAAGCCCGCCCAGTTCGGCCGTGGCACCCTCGCCGAGGTGTCCGGTGCCCTGATGGACCGCTTCGCCGAGAACCTGGCCGCCGAACTGGCCGCCGACTCCCGGAAACCCGCGGAACTTTCAGCGCATCCGGCTGCCGAGGAACGTTCCGCGCATCCTGCCGCCTCGGACGGGACCACCGCCGCCCCGCTCGACCTCATCGACGCGACCGGCGCGGGCGCCCTCAAGCGGGCCGTTCCGATCGCGCTGGCCGCCGCCCTGCTGATCCTCGCCCTCGGCCTGCGCGGCCGACGACGGCACCACCGGTGA
- a CDS encoding xanthine dehydrogenase family protein subunit M, whose translation MKPAPFTYHAPADADEAVGLLAELGDEAKAIAGGQSLVPMLALRLASFGHLVDLRRLDELRGIERRGDDTVWIGAATTQATVQRSDEARTAVPLLARATPFIGHFQIRSRGTVGGSLAHADSAAEYPAVALTLDAELEALSPRGRRTIPAARFLTGMWSTALADDELLTGVNFPIWKGRCGFAIEEFARRSGDFAIAGATVALRTDDDGRLDRCAIGLFGLGPTAVRARDTEAALIGSAPLEADAEEIGRTATEGLGSVPSDLHGSAPYRTRVGAAMVARAWRRAVQEALHG comes from the coding sequence GTGAAGCCCGCACCCTTCACGTACCACGCCCCGGCCGACGCGGACGAAGCGGTAGGCCTGCTGGCCGAGCTGGGCGACGAGGCGAAGGCCATCGCGGGAGGGCAGAGCCTCGTTCCGATGCTGGCCCTGCGCCTGGCGTCCTTCGGGCACCTCGTCGACCTGCGCCGCCTGGACGAACTGCGCGGCATCGAACGTCGCGGCGACGACACGGTGTGGATCGGGGCCGCCACCACCCAGGCCACCGTCCAGCGCTCCGACGAGGCCCGCACCGCCGTCCCGCTCCTCGCCCGCGCCACCCCCTTCATCGGGCACTTCCAGATCCGCAGCCGCGGAACCGTGGGCGGTTCGCTGGCGCACGCCGACTCCGCGGCCGAATACCCCGCGGTGGCACTGACGCTGGACGCCGAGCTGGAAGCACTGTCACCGCGAGGCCGCCGCACCATTCCAGCAGCGCGTTTCCTGACCGGCATGTGGAGCACCGCCCTGGCCGACGACGAGCTGCTCACCGGGGTCAACTTCCCGATATGGAAAGGACGTTGCGGCTTCGCCATCGAGGAGTTCGCCCGCCGGAGCGGAGACTTCGCCATCGCCGGGGCGACGGTCGCGCTCCGTACGGACGACGACGGCCGCCTCGACCGGTGCGCCATCGGCCTGTTCGGGCTCGGCCCGACCGCGGTCCGCGCTCGGGACACCGAGGCCGCCCTCATCGGCTCCGCCCCCCTCGAAGCCGATGCCGAGGAGATCGGGCGGACCGCGACCGAAGGCCTCGGCTCCGTCCCCTCCGATCTGCACGGGTCGGCCCCCTACCGCACCCGCGTGGGCGCCGCCATGGTCGCCCGCGCCTGGCGACGCGCCGTACAGGAGGCACTCCATGGCTGA
- a CDS encoding carboxymuconolactone decarboxylase family protein, whose protein sequence is MNDSQAARTAAEVLTTDQLPSGQTPFARASRDFLYGQVWSRPGLSRRDRRWVTLTCVAAADSPDPIEEHVHAALAGGDIDLTEMLEFVLHFAVYCGWPKASHLEGAIGRQWDRIHRERGEETPPWPVLENGTLGPGDMEKRLERGVEEFIDVNLTPAPPANSPYRHAGILGFVFGHVWQRPGLTRRERRIITVASVAIDDSPLPLRTHVGAALHSGDLTKEEMDEIVLQFAAYYGFAKGDALADAVEAAWAAKPA, encoded by the coding sequence ATGAACGACAGCCAGGCGGCCCGAACCGCCGCCGAGGTCCTGACGACCGATCAACTCCCGTCAGGTCAGACACCGTTCGCACGGGCATCCCGCGACTTCCTGTACGGGCAGGTGTGGTCGCGGCCCGGACTGAGCAGGCGGGACCGCCGCTGGGTCACCCTCACCTGCGTGGCCGCCGCCGACTCGCCCGACCCGATCGAGGAGCACGTCCACGCGGCACTCGCCGGCGGTGACATCGACCTCACGGAGATGCTCGAGTTCGTGCTGCACTTCGCGGTCTACTGCGGCTGGCCCAAAGCGTCGCACCTCGAAGGTGCCATCGGCCGCCAGTGGGACCGTATCCACCGCGAACGCGGCGAGGAGACCCCGCCCTGGCCGGTCCTGGAGAACGGCACGCTGGGTCCGGGTGACATGGAGAAGCGGCTGGAGCGTGGCGTGGAGGAGTTCATCGACGTCAACCTCACCCCCGCCCCGCCGGCCAACTCACCGTACCGGCACGCGGGAATCCTGGGCTTCGTGTTCGGGCACGTCTGGCAGCGGCCCGGCCTCACGCGCCGAGAGCGCCGGATCATCACCGTCGCCAGCGTCGCGATCGACGACTCGCCGCTCCCGCTGCGCACGCACGTCGGTGCGGCGCTCCACTCCGGTGACCTCACCAAGGAGGAGATGGACGAGATCGTGCTGCAGTTCGCCGCCTACTACGGCTTCGCGAAGGGCGACGCGCTCGCGGACGCGGTCGAGGCGGCGTGGGCGGCCAAACCCGCCTGA
- a CDS encoding (2Fe-2S)-binding protein, with amino-acid sequence MADVDTIEIHVRVNGTSRRETIRPRLTLADFLRVNCGLTGTHLGCEHGVCGACTVLLDGEAVRACLVFAVQAHDAEVTTVEGLTGPDGQLSTVQAAFREHHGLQCGFCTPGFVVSVTAFLAENPKPTDEEIREALTGNLCRCTGYQGIVNAVRAAADTAGTAVTEGPA; translated from the coding sequence ATGGCTGACGTGGACACTATCGAGATTCACGTACGCGTCAACGGGACCAGCCGCCGGGAGACCATAAGACCCCGGCTGACCCTCGCCGACTTCCTCCGTGTGAACTGCGGTCTCACAGGCACCCACCTGGGCTGCGAGCACGGCGTCTGTGGCGCGTGCACGGTGCTGCTGGACGGGGAGGCGGTCCGTGCCTGCCTGGTGTTCGCCGTGCAGGCCCACGACGCGGAGGTGACGACCGTCGAGGGACTCACCGGGCCCGATGGCCAACTCTCCACGGTCCAGGCAGCGTTCCGCGAACACCATGGACTGCAGTGCGGGTTCTGCACGCCGGGCTTCGTCGTCTCGGTCACCGCGTTCCTGGCCGAGAACCCCAAGCCCACCGACGAGGAGATCCGCGAGGCACTGACCGGGAACCTGTGCCGCTGCACCGGCTATCAGGGGATCGTGAACGCCGTCCGGGCCGCCGCCGACACAGCGGGCACCGCGGTGACGGAGGGCCCGGCATGA